Proteins from a genomic interval of Gadus morhua chromosome 21, gadMor3.0, whole genome shotgun sequence:
- the ppil6 gene encoding putative inactive peptidyl-prolyl cis-trans isomerase-like 6 isoform X3 → MDTAFVFICFVVSTFLHKIKNNTCVCELMANTLAIPSKSYLEICGLVKETSFHIAKGIAEGLKQRFPGTFLDPTIHPFLECEWHEYLCNKKMELGGEMWNFSKNLMCFLNGKLLGDEKDLGTWAETQWNFTFTSPHALVLAIAKDHYWKHLNSAGNQFVFMDIDIRSEGIGRLVFECHNLSSQLFSNVCPKTCKNFRALCTGELGLSQGGLMLGYRGSLFHRVVPNGWIQGGDISPAGKGDGGESIYGPYFEDESFAISHNKRGILGMANQGPHSNRSQFYITMQPAPWMDKSYVAFGN, encoded by the exons ATGGATACGGCGTTTGTGTTTATATGCTTCGTTGTATCTACATTTctccacaaaataaaaaataatacttgCGTGTGTGAACTCATGGCGAACACTCTAGCTATTCCTTCAAAATCATACTTAGAAATATGTGGATTGGTTAAAGAAACGAGTTTCCATATCGCTAAAGGTATCGCTGAA GGATTAAAACAGAGATTCCCCGGGACGTTTCTGGATCCAACCATTCACCCATTTCTTGAATGTGAATGGCATGAGTACCTCTGCAATAAGAAAATG GAACTGGGTGGCGAGATGTGGAACTTCTCAAAAAACCTGATGTGTTTTCTGAATGGAAAACTCCTTGGTGACGAAAAGGACCTTGGCACCTGGGCTGAGACACAGTGGAACTTCACTTTCACCAGCCCACATGCACTTGTTCTGGCCATAGCTAAAGACCACTACTGGAAACACCTCAACAGCGCAGGG AATCAATTTGTCTTCATGGATATTGACATTCGCAGTGAAGGAATTGGGAGGTTAGTGTTTGAG TGTCACAATCTTTCTTCCCAGCTCTTCTCCAATGTGTGTCCAAAGACATGTAAAAACTTCCGGGCTCTGTGCACGGGGGAACTGGGTCTGTCCCAGGGGGGCCTCATGCTGGGCTATAGGGGCTCTCTGTTCCATCGGGTCGTGCCCAATGGCTGGATACAGGGGGGAG atatATCACCAGCTGGAAAAGGCGACGGAGGGGAGTCGATCTATGGTCCATATTTTGAAG ATGAGAGCTTTGCGATTTCCCATAATAAACGAGGCATTCTCGGGATGGCCAATCAGGGTCCCCATAGCAACAGATCCCAGTTCTACATCACTATGCAGCCAGCCCCCTGGATGGACAAGAGTTATGTTGCCTTTGG AAATTAA
- the gen1 gene encoding flap endonuclease GEN homolog 1 isoform X2 yields MGVQDLWSTIGPIRESVPLYSLTGQTLAVDLSLWVCEAQHVQAMMGRVTKPHLRNLFFRVLSLTLMGIKLVFVMEGEAPKLKAETMSKRTESRFGGVKKAPSKSTKNTTTIKSTGRGRFMAVLRECADMLDCLGVPWVTAAGEAEAMCAYLDSQGLVDGCITNDGDAFLYGAKTVYRNFSTTTKDPLVDCYRTSRVQSELHLSREDLVGLAILLGCDYIPKGIHGVGKEHVLKLIQKLKGQTLLQRFRQWQEEGPCVPVGATKKVAHCKLCLHPGSAKAHEQQGCLLCHSRQFCQPQDYDYQCPCDWHRTTQQANSFEAGIRKKTLASEHFPFTEIIEEFLISKDKPVPKFRWGKPNMLPMQMEWPKHYTSEKVLVLMTYTDLMNRICRKEASSQIKPLRILKPRVRNGVACLEIVWSTPEHYAFPEDNPLEGQGEVRTVEEEALFSRAYPDVVERYQADKALAEEDKTKKKKVKSKKEKPTDVCDGLTVLLAHINLQNSAGSEPDACEQSAPPPPPTAPEHSPETFGVDLPAPQSQQPKHPQLGEDRCPPHCVESASSFATRPAAAASPSVSAIVDLLHLSDIDWDGSFTSSPRASPAPSASTAEPWGAPEAGGGVEESLPTGGVAPGPGPAGPRPAQEVGYMERPLRERLLMRNMAVTGQTKTTEDPLTKHLDHQSQGPHGAAPGKAAPSTQLSDKHYALDGNKTSKCSQSSTSKASRDRHVSQLCALASAQGRSKGIYAGSRAPRTHSDSVTAALSSASIIPRQRHFDPVTLGNGDRKPPPQGAKRSVCTAACSSSEESGAENRPAGAERRAKSKSLRHTKLKPASKAPAAPKRDKSSGWSSSGSTSQAVQRPEASPDECFIDGLPETSPGQDVFIACAPSSPVTILDSDDSLSGGESPLPLAERLRLKYLM; encoded by the exons ATGGGTGTGCAGGATCTGTGGTCTACAATTGGGCCGATTAGAGAATCCGTGCCGTTATACAGCTTAACTGGACAGACTTTAGCCGTGGACCTCAGCCTGTGGGTCTGCGAGGCGCAGCACGTCCAGGCTATGATGGGGAGAGTCACCAAGCCTCATCTAAG GAATTTATTTTTTAGAGTGTTGTCCCTCACACTGATGGGGATCAAGTTGGTCTTCGTCATGGAAGGTGAAGCCCCGAAGCTGAAGGCAGAAACAATGAGCAAGAGGACCGAGAGCCGCTTCGGAGGGGTCAAAAAGGCTCCTTCAAaatcaacaaaaaacacaacaacaataaaaagcACCGGTAGAGGGCGCTTTATGGCCGTGCTCCGAGAG TGTGCAGACATGCTGGACTGTCTGGGTGTTCCGTGGGTGACTGCAGCCGGGGAGGCTGAGGCCATGTGTGCCTACCTGGACTCCCAGGGCCTGGTAGACGGCTGTATCACCAACGATGGAGACGCCTTCTTGTATGGAGCCaaaactgtttacaggaatttCAGCACGACAACTAAG GACCCGCTGGTAGACTGCTACCGCACATCTCGAGTACAATCTGAACTGCATCTGTCCAGAGAGGATCTGGTGGGTCTGGCCATCCTTCTAGGCTGTGACTACATTCCTAAG GGCATACACGGAGTTGGTAAAGAACACGTTTTGAAGCTTATTCAGAAATTGAAAGGACAAACACTTCTACAAAG GTTTCGCCAATGGCAGGAGGAGGGTCCCTGCGTACCAGTGGGGGCTACAAAGAAGGTTGCCCATTGCAAATTATGTCTCCACCCTG gCTCCGCCAAGGCCCATGAGCAACAGGGCTGCCTGCTGTGCCACAGCCGGCAGTTCTGCCAGCCACAGGACTACGACTACCAGTGCCCGTGTGACTGGCACAGAACAACACAACAGGCAAACTCCTTCGAGGCTGGCATCAGAAA GAAAACACTGGCAAGTGAACATTTCCCCTTTACAGAG ATCATAGAGGAATTTCTCATCTCCAAGGATAAGCCTGTGCCAAAGTTTAGGTGGGGGAAGCCAAATATGTTGCCAATGCAG ATGGAGTGGCCGAAGCACTACACCAGTGAGAAGGTGCTGGTCCTGATGACCTACACTGACCTCATGAACAGAATATGCCGGAAAGAGGCGTCTTCACAAATCAAACCCCTTCG AATATTGAAACCAAGAGTGAGGAATGGAGTGGCCTGTTTGGAAATCGTCTGGAGCACACCGG AGCACTATGCGTTTCCCGAGGACAATCCCTTGGAGGGCCAGGGCGAGGTGAGGACAGTGGAAGAGGAGGCTCTCTTCTCCCGGGCCTACCCAGATGTGGTGGAGCGCTACCAGGCAGACAAGGCCCTGGCAGAGGAGGACAAGACCAAGA AGAAGAAAGTAAAGAGTAAGAAGGAGAAGCCCACCGACGTGTGCGATGGGCTCACAGTCCTGCTGGCCCACATTAACCTGCAGAACTCAGCGGGATCGGAACCGGACGCGTGTGAACAGtctgcacctccgcctccgccgaCTGCACCTGAACACAGCCCAGAAACCTTTGGTGTTGACCTGCCGGCGCCCCAATCCCAACAACCCAAGCACCCTCAACTCGGAGAGGACCGCTGCCCTCCTCACTGCGTGGAATCAGCCTCGTCCTTCGCCACACGCCCGGCCGCCGCGGCCTCGCCCTCCGTCTCCGCCATCGTGGACCTACTGCACCTGAGTGACATCGACTGGGACGGCTCCTTCACGTCCTCCCCGCGGGCCAGCCCCGCCCCAAGCGCCTCGACGGCAGAGCCCTGGGGGGCTCCAGAGGCCGGCGGCGGGGTTGAGGAGAGCCTCCCCACTGGGGGTGTGGCGCCCGGACCCGGGCCAGCGGGTCCCAGGCCCGCTCAGGAGGTGGGCTACATGGAAAGACCCCTGAGGGAGAGGCTCCTCATGCGAAACATGGCCGTAACAGGCCAGACGAAGACCACTGAAGACCCGTTGACAAAGCATCTCGATCACCAGTCCCAGGGCCCACATGGTGCGGCCCCTGGTAAAGCTGCCCCTAGCACCCAGCTGTCAGATAAGCATTACGCGCTGGACGGAAATAAAACTAGTAAATGTAGTCAAAGTAGCACAAGTAAGGCATCTCGGGACCGTCACGTTTCGCAACTATGTGCATTGGCCTCAGCACAAGGTCGCAGCAAGGGCATATACGCCGGGAGCAGAGCGCCTCGGACTCATTCAGACTCGGTCACAGCAGCCTTATCTTCGGCCTCCATCATTCCCCGCCAGCGTCACTTTGACCCGGTCACCCTGGGTAACGGAGACAGGAAGCCACCTCCTCAGGGCGCCAAGAGGAGCGTGTGCACTGCCGCATGTTCCTCCAGCGAGGAAAGTGGCGCCGAGAACCGACCCGCGGGAGCCGAGAGGAGGGCCAAGTCCAAGTCACTCAGACATACAAAGCTCAAGCCTGCTTCTAAGGCGCCTGCAGCTCCAAAGAGAGACAAGTCCTCTGGCTGGTCTTCCTCAGGCTCCACGTCGCAGGCCGTCCAGCGACCCGAAGCCTCTCCAGATGAGTGCTTTATTGACGGCCTTCCAGAGACCAGTCCGGGCCAGGATGTGTTCATCGCATGTGCCCCGTCCTCCCCTGTGACGATTCTGGACAGCGACGACTCGCTTTCCGGGGGTGAGAGCCCACTGCCCCTCGCCGAGAGGCTCAGGCTCAAATATCTGATGTGA
- the ppil6 gene encoding putative inactive peptidyl-prolyl cis-trans isomerase-like 6 isoform X2 → MDTAFVFICFVVSTFLHKIKNNTCVCELMANTLAIPSKSYLEICGLVKETSFHIAKGIAEGLKQRFPGTFLDPTIHPFLECEWHEYLCNKKMELGGEMWNFSKNLMCFLNGKLLGDEKDLGTWAETQWNFTFTSPHALVLAIAKDHYWKHLNSAGNQFVFMDIDIRSEGIGRLVFELFSNVCPKTCKNFRALCTGELGLSQGGLMLGYRGSLFHRVVPNGWIQGGDISPAGKGDGGESIYGPYFEDESFAISHNKRGILGMANQGPHSNRSQFYITMQPAPWMDKSYVAFGQLVEGTDFMKKLEEVPTCNERPKQDCRVADCGVLEP, encoded by the exons ATGGATACGGCGTTTGTGTTTATATGCTTCGTTGTATCTACATTTctccacaaaataaaaaataatacttgCGTGTGTGAACTCATGGCGAACACTCTAGCTATTCCTTCAAAATCATACTTAGAAATATGTGGATTGGTTAAAGAAACGAGTTTCCATATCGCTAAAGGTATCGCTGAA GGATTAAAACAGAGATTCCCCGGGACGTTTCTGGATCCAACCATTCACCCATTTCTTGAATGTGAATGGCATGAGTACCTCTGCAATAAGAAAATG GAACTGGGTGGCGAGATGTGGAACTTCTCAAAAAACCTGATGTGTTTTCTGAATGGAAAACTCCTTGGTGACGAAAAGGACCTTGGCACCTGGGCTGAGACACAGTGGAACTTCACTTTCACCAGCCCACATGCACTTGTTCTGGCCATAGCTAAAGACCACTACTGGAAACACCTCAACAGCGCAGGG AATCAATTTGTCTTCATGGATATTGACATTCGCAGTGAAGGAATTGGGAGGTTAGTGTTTGAG CTCTTCTCCAATGTGTGTCCAAAGACATGTAAAAACTTCCGGGCTCTGTGCACGGGGGAACTGGGTCTGTCCCAGGGGGGCCTCATGCTGGGCTATAGGGGCTCTCTGTTCCATCGGGTCGTGCCCAATGGCTGGATACAGGGGGGAG atatATCACCAGCTGGAAAAGGCGACGGAGGGGAGTCGATCTATGGTCCATATTTTGAAG ATGAGAGCTTTGCGATTTCCCATAATAAACGAGGCATTCTCGGGATGGCCAATCAGGGTCCCCATAGCAACAGATCCCAGTTCTACATCACTATGCAGCCAGCCCCCTGGATGGACAAGAGTTATGTTGCCTTTGG TCAACTGGTTGAAGGCACAGATTTCATGAAGAAACTTGAAGAAGTCCCTACATGTAACGAAAGACCCAAGCAGGACTGTAGAGTGGCAGATTGTGGAGTATTGGAGCCATGA
- the msgn1 gene encoding mesogenin-1, translating to MDCLNDMEVVSAKMLAEWDWKKEESAFGDQQDSLESNSLGSSFDSICSSPEVSSTSSGHQGYQDLSFSFTSRSKDPCATQRQTKHKMSTKRRMKASEREKMRMRSLAEALHELRDYLPPDYSKSGQPLTKIQTLKYTIEYINQLEDLLNHA from the coding sequence ATGGACTGTTTGAACGACATGGAAGTCGTTTCTGCCAAAATGCTCGCAGAATGGGACTGGAAGAAAGAAGAGAGCGCGTTTGGAGATCAACAGGACTCACTGGAGTCCAACTCGCTGGGGTCCTCCTTCGACTCCATATGCTCCTCTCCCGAGGTGTCCTCGACCTCCAGCGGACATCAGGGCTACCAGGACCTGTCGTTCAGCTTCACAAGTCGGAGCAAGGATCCATGCGCGACGCAACGGCAGACCAAACACAAGATGTCGACCAAAAGACGCATGAAGGCcagtgagagggagaagatGCGGATGAGGAGCCTCGCAGAGGCTCTGCACGAACTCCGGGACTACCTTCCACCTGACTACAGCAAGAGCGGACAGCCTTTGACCAAAATACAGACCCTAAAATACACCATTGAATACATCAACCAACTGGAAGACCTTCTGAACCATGCGTAA
- the ppil6 gene encoding putative inactive peptidyl-prolyl cis-trans isomerase-like 6 isoform X1 yields the protein MDTAFVFICFVVSTFLHKIKNNTCVCELMANTLAIPSKSYLEICGLVKETSFHIAKGIAEGLKQRFPGTFLDPTIHPFLECEWHEYLCNKKMELGGEMWNFSKNLMCFLNGKLLGDEKDLGTWAETQWNFTFTSPHALVLAIAKDHYWKHLNSAGNQFVFMDIDIRSEGIGRLVFECHNLSSQLFSNVCPKTCKNFRALCTGELGLSQGGLMLGYRGSLFHRVVPNGWIQGGDISPAGKGDGGESIYGPYFEDESFAISHNKRGILGMANQGPHSNRSQFYITMQPAPWMDKSYVAFGQLVEGTDFMKKLEEVPTCNERPKQDCRVADCGVLEP from the exons ATGGATACGGCGTTTGTGTTTATATGCTTCGTTGTATCTACATTTctccacaaaataaaaaataatacttgCGTGTGTGAACTCATGGCGAACACTCTAGCTATTCCTTCAAAATCATACTTAGAAATATGTGGATTGGTTAAAGAAACGAGTTTCCATATCGCTAAAGGTATCGCTGAA GGATTAAAACAGAGATTCCCCGGGACGTTTCTGGATCCAACCATTCACCCATTTCTTGAATGTGAATGGCATGAGTACCTCTGCAATAAGAAAATG GAACTGGGTGGCGAGATGTGGAACTTCTCAAAAAACCTGATGTGTTTTCTGAATGGAAAACTCCTTGGTGACGAAAAGGACCTTGGCACCTGGGCTGAGACACAGTGGAACTTCACTTTCACCAGCCCACATGCACTTGTTCTGGCCATAGCTAAAGACCACTACTGGAAACACCTCAACAGCGCAGGG AATCAATTTGTCTTCATGGATATTGACATTCGCAGTGAAGGAATTGGGAGGTTAGTGTTTGAG TGTCACAATCTTTCTTCCCAGCTCTTCTCCAATGTGTGTCCAAAGACATGTAAAAACTTCCGGGCTCTGTGCACGGGGGAACTGGGTCTGTCCCAGGGGGGCCTCATGCTGGGCTATAGGGGCTCTCTGTTCCATCGGGTCGTGCCCAATGGCTGGATACAGGGGGGAG atatATCACCAGCTGGAAAAGGCGACGGAGGGGAGTCGATCTATGGTCCATATTTTGAAG ATGAGAGCTTTGCGATTTCCCATAATAAACGAGGCATTCTCGGGATGGCCAATCAGGGTCCCCATAGCAACAGATCCCAGTTCTACATCACTATGCAGCCAGCCCCCTGGATGGACAAGAGTTATGTTGCCTTTGG TCAACTGGTTGAAGGCACAGATTTCATGAAGAAACTTGAAGAAGTCCCTACATGTAACGAAAGACCCAAGCAGGACTGTAGAGTGGCAGATTGTGGAGTATTGGAGCCATGA
- the gen1 gene encoding flap endonuclease GEN homolog 1 isoform X1, which produces MGVQDLWSTIGPIRESVPLYSLTGQTLAVDLSLWVCEAQHVQAMMGRVTKPHLRNLFFRVLSLTLMGIKLVFVMEGEAPKLKAETMSKRTESRFGGVKKAPSKSTKNTTTIKSTGRGRFMAVLRECADMLDCLGVPWVTAAGEAEAMCAYLDSQGLVDGCITNDGDAFLYGAKTVYRNFSTTTKDPLVDCYRTSRVQSELHLSREDLVGLAILLGCDYIPKGIHGVGKEHVLKLIQKLKGQTLLQRFRQWQEEGPCVPVGATKKVAHCKLCLHPGSAKAHEQQGCLLCHSRQFCQPQDYDYQCPCDWHRTTQQANSFEAGIRKKTLASEHFPFTEIIEEFLISKDKPVPKFRWGKPNMLPMQKFALLKMEWPKHYTSEKVLVLMTYTDLMNRICRKEASSQIKPLRILKPRVRNGVACLEIVWSTPEHYAFPEDNPLEGQGEVRTVEEEALFSRAYPDVVERYQADKALAEEDKTKKKKVKSKKEKPTDVCDGLTVLLAHINLQNSAGSEPDACEQSAPPPPPTAPEHSPETFGVDLPAPQSQQPKHPQLGEDRCPPHCVESASSFATRPAAAASPSVSAIVDLLHLSDIDWDGSFTSSPRASPAPSASTAEPWGAPEAGGGVEESLPTGGVAPGPGPAGPRPAQEVGYMERPLRERLLMRNMAVTGQTKTTEDPLTKHLDHQSQGPHGAAPGKAAPSTQLSDKHYALDGNKTSKCSQSSTSKASRDRHVSQLCALASAQGRSKGIYAGSRAPRTHSDSVTAALSSASIIPRQRHFDPVTLGNGDRKPPPQGAKRSVCTAACSSSEESGAENRPAGAERRAKSKSLRHTKLKPASKAPAAPKRDKSSGWSSSGSTSQAVQRPEASPDECFIDGLPETSPGQDVFIACAPSSPVTILDSDDSLSGGESPLPLAERLRLKYLM; this is translated from the exons ATGGGTGTGCAGGATCTGTGGTCTACAATTGGGCCGATTAGAGAATCCGTGCCGTTATACAGCTTAACTGGACAGACTTTAGCCGTGGACCTCAGCCTGTGGGTCTGCGAGGCGCAGCACGTCCAGGCTATGATGGGGAGAGTCACCAAGCCTCATCTAAG GAATTTATTTTTTAGAGTGTTGTCCCTCACACTGATGGGGATCAAGTTGGTCTTCGTCATGGAAGGTGAAGCCCCGAAGCTGAAGGCAGAAACAATGAGCAAGAGGACCGAGAGCCGCTTCGGAGGGGTCAAAAAGGCTCCTTCAAaatcaacaaaaaacacaacaacaataaaaagcACCGGTAGAGGGCGCTTTATGGCCGTGCTCCGAGAG TGTGCAGACATGCTGGACTGTCTGGGTGTTCCGTGGGTGACTGCAGCCGGGGAGGCTGAGGCCATGTGTGCCTACCTGGACTCCCAGGGCCTGGTAGACGGCTGTATCACCAACGATGGAGACGCCTTCTTGTATGGAGCCaaaactgtttacaggaatttCAGCACGACAACTAAG GACCCGCTGGTAGACTGCTACCGCACATCTCGAGTACAATCTGAACTGCATCTGTCCAGAGAGGATCTGGTGGGTCTGGCCATCCTTCTAGGCTGTGACTACATTCCTAAG GGCATACACGGAGTTGGTAAAGAACACGTTTTGAAGCTTATTCAGAAATTGAAAGGACAAACACTTCTACAAAG GTTTCGCCAATGGCAGGAGGAGGGTCCCTGCGTACCAGTGGGGGCTACAAAGAAGGTTGCCCATTGCAAATTATGTCTCCACCCTG gCTCCGCCAAGGCCCATGAGCAACAGGGCTGCCTGCTGTGCCACAGCCGGCAGTTCTGCCAGCCACAGGACTACGACTACCAGTGCCCGTGTGACTGGCACAGAACAACACAACAGGCAAACTCCTTCGAGGCTGGCATCAGAAA GAAAACACTGGCAAGTGAACATTTCCCCTTTACAGAG ATCATAGAGGAATTTCTCATCTCCAAGGATAAGCCTGTGCCAAAGTTTAGGTGGGGGAAGCCAAATATGTTGCCAATGCAG AAATTTGCCCTTCTGAAGATGGAGTGGCCGAAGCACTACACCAGTGAGAAGGTGCTGGTCCTGATGACCTACACTGACCTCATGAACAGAATATGCCGGAAAGAGGCGTCTTCACAAATCAAACCCCTTCG AATATTGAAACCAAGAGTGAGGAATGGAGTGGCCTGTTTGGAAATCGTCTGGAGCACACCGG AGCACTATGCGTTTCCCGAGGACAATCCCTTGGAGGGCCAGGGCGAGGTGAGGACAGTGGAAGAGGAGGCTCTCTTCTCCCGGGCCTACCCAGATGTGGTGGAGCGCTACCAGGCAGACAAGGCCCTGGCAGAGGAGGACAAGACCAAGA AGAAGAAAGTAAAGAGTAAGAAGGAGAAGCCCACCGACGTGTGCGATGGGCTCACAGTCCTGCTGGCCCACATTAACCTGCAGAACTCAGCGGGATCGGAACCGGACGCGTGTGAACAGtctgcacctccgcctccgccgaCTGCACCTGAACACAGCCCAGAAACCTTTGGTGTTGACCTGCCGGCGCCCCAATCCCAACAACCCAAGCACCCTCAACTCGGAGAGGACCGCTGCCCTCCTCACTGCGTGGAATCAGCCTCGTCCTTCGCCACACGCCCGGCCGCCGCGGCCTCGCCCTCCGTCTCCGCCATCGTGGACCTACTGCACCTGAGTGACATCGACTGGGACGGCTCCTTCACGTCCTCCCCGCGGGCCAGCCCCGCCCCAAGCGCCTCGACGGCAGAGCCCTGGGGGGCTCCAGAGGCCGGCGGCGGGGTTGAGGAGAGCCTCCCCACTGGGGGTGTGGCGCCCGGACCCGGGCCAGCGGGTCCCAGGCCCGCTCAGGAGGTGGGCTACATGGAAAGACCCCTGAGGGAGAGGCTCCTCATGCGAAACATGGCCGTAACAGGCCAGACGAAGACCACTGAAGACCCGTTGACAAAGCATCTCGATCACCAGTCCCAGGGCCCACATGGTGCGGCCCCTGGTAAAGCTGCCCCTAGCACCCAGCTGTCAGATAAGCATTACGCGCTGGACGGAAATAAAACTAGTAAATGTAGTCAAAGTAGCACAAGTAAGGCATCTCGGGACCGTCACGTTTCGCAACTATGTGCATTGGCCTCAGCACAAGGTCGCAGCAAGGGCATATACGCCGGGAGCAGAGCGCCTCGGACTCATTCAGACTCGGTCACAGCAGCCTTATCTTCGGCCTCCATCATTCCCCGCCAGCGTCACTTTGACCCGGTCACCCTGGGTAACGGAGACAGGAAGCCACCTCCTCAGGGCGCCAAGAGGAGCGTGTGCACTGCCGCATGTTCCTCCAGCGAGGAAAGTGGCGCCGAGAACCGACCCGCGGGAGCCGAGAGGAGGGCCAAGTCCAAGTCACTCAGACATACAAAGCTCAAGCCTGCTTCTAAGGCGCCTGCAGCTCCAAAGAGAGACAAGTCCTCTGGCTGGTCTTCCTCAGGCTCCACGTCGCAGGCCGTCCAGCGACCCGAAGCCTCTCCAGATGAGTGCTTTATTGACGGCCTTCCAGAGACCAGTCCGGGCCAGGATGTGTTCATCGCATGTGCCCCGTCCTCCCCTGTGACGATTCTGGACAGCGACGACTCGCTTTCCGGGGGTGAGAGCCCACTGCCCCTCGCCGAGAGGCTCAGGCTCAAATATCTGATGTGA